From the genome of bacterium, one region includes:
- a CDS encoding MGMT family protein yields the protein MAKTDFTRRALALIRAVPRGRVATYGQIADLAGNPRAARQVVRLLHSSSETESLPWHRVVNGRGTISLPPGRGYEEQRAMLAAEGVIFDDRGRIDLKRFLWTPA from the coding sequence ATGGCGAAGACGGATTTCACCCGGCGGGCGCTCGCCCTCATCCGGGCCGTCCCGCGAGGACGGGTGGCCACCTACGGGCAGATAGCCGACCTGGCCGGCAACCCCCGCGCCGCGCGCCAGGTCGTCCGCCTCCTCCACTCCTCCTCGGAAACCGAGAGCCTCCCCTGGCACCGCGTGGTGAACGGCCGGGGGACCATTTCCCTGCCCCCGGGTCGCGGGTACGAGGAGCAGCGGGCTATGCTCGCGGCCGAGGGGGTCATCTTCGACGACCGGGGCCGTATAGACCTGAAGCGTTTCCTCTGGACCCCGGCCTGA
- a CDS encoding TOBE domain-containing protein — MKYGARNQITARVTSVNKGDVMALVKFDVTTPAEMASVLTVESLEHLGLKPGDEVRLVVKAVNVLPVKE; from the coding sequence GTGAAGTACGGCGCCAGAAACCAAATCACCGCCCGGGTCACCTCCGTCAATAAGGGCGACGTCATGGCCCTGGTCAAGTTCGACGTCACGACCCCCGCCGAGATGGCCTCGGTCCTGACCGTGGAGTCGCTGGAGCACCTGGGCCTGAAACCCGGCGACGAGGTCCGCCTCGTGGTCAAGGCCGTCAACGTCCTGCCCGTCAAGGAATAA
- a CDS encoding alanine racemase: MAHLRINIAKILSNIRKLDEHLSRYDKRWTLVTKLFSGHEPSLHRLLSDPVVERLHSIADSRLSGLMRVKQLRPGMTTMYLKPPPLRLVRSVVRYADVSLNSSLATIRALDEAAADSGRRHGVIVMLEMGELREGVIAERIFDFYTEILRLKHITILGIGTNLGCMHGVEPTYDKLIQLSLYRQLLEARLGRSLELVSGGSSITLPLLRRRKVPAAVNHFRIGEAALLGTTPLTGKRFRNLSTDAFDFVGHILELKRKPSVPEGVVGRGHVGRAQTHEGEELRHRVIVDFGMMDVAVENLTPKDHRMRFAGTTSDMTVYSLESNLGRGGRPRYRVGGSVRFKPNYMGAARLMHSKYIEKRVV, translated from the coding sequence ATGGCGCACCTCCGGATAAACATCGCCAAGATACTCTCCAACATCCGCAAGCTCGACGAGCACCTGAGCCGGTACGACAAGCGCTGGACCCTGGTGACCAAGCTCTTCTCGGGACACGAGCCCTCCCTGCACCGGCTCCTCTCCGACCCGGTGGTGGAGCGGCTCCACTCGATCGCCGATTCGCGCCTCTCGGGCCTGATGAGGGTCAAGCAGCTCCGGCCCGGGATGACGACGATGTACCTCAAGCCGCCGCCGCTCAGACTGGTCCGCTCGGTGGTCCGCTACGCCGACGTCTCGCTCAACTCCTCCCTGGCCACCATCCGTGCCCTGGACGAGGCCGCCGCGGACTCGGGACGACGGCACGGCGTCATCGTCATGCTCGAGATGGGCGAGCTCCGGGAGGGGGTCATCGCCGAGAGGATCTTCGACTTCTACACCGAGATACTCAGGCTGAAGCACATCACCATCCTCGGCATCGGGACCAACCTGGGCTGCATGCACGGCGTGGAGCCCACCTACGACAAACTCATCCAGCTCAGCCTGTACAGGCAACTGCTGGAGGCCCGCCTGGGCCGGAGTCTGGAGCTCGTTTCCGGCGGGAGCTCCATCACCCTGCCGCTCCTGAGGCGGCGGAAGGTCCCCGCGGCGGTCAACCACTTCCGCATCGGCGAGGCGGCCCTCCTCGGGACCACCCCCCTGACCGGGAAACGCTTCCGCAACCTCTCAACCGACGCCTTCGATTTCGTCGGCCATATTCTCGAGCTGAAGCGCAAGCCCAGCGTCCCGGAAGGGGTTGTCGGCCGGGGGCACGTCGGGCGCGCCCAAACCCACGAAGGGGAGGAGCTCCGGCACCGGGTCATAGTGGATTTCGGCATGATGGACGTCGCCGTGGAGAACCTGACGCCCAAGGACCACCGGATGCGGTTCGCCGGGACCACCTCGGACATGACGGTTTACAGCCTGGAATCGAACCTCGGCCGCGGCGGGCGCCCCCGTTACCGGGTAGGGGGCTCGGTGCGCTTCAAGCCCAACTACATGGGAGCGGCGCGGCTGATGCACTCCAAGTACATCGAGAAGCGCGTGGTGTGA
- a CDS encoding GNAT family N-acetyltransferase, protein MVSLLTYLKITEEKDLPDGLVAGDVVDFLHEHLGRFSDDRTSIARALEYAFSPEAGKGGFVLLAEQGGETVGAAVMNRTGMSGYIPENYLVYVAADRRRAPLGTGAELVRRALEESEGDVALHVEPDNAARRIYSRLGFAKVYIEMRWKRPPEEE, encoded by the coding sequence ATGGTCTCCCTGCTCACATATTTGAAAATCACCGAAGAAAAGGACCTGCCGGACGGTCTCGTCGCGGGCGACGTGGTGGATTTCCTCCACGAGCACCTGGGCCGCTTCAGCGACGACCGGACCTCCATCGCCCGGGCGCTGGAGTACGCCTTCTCCCCCGAGGCCGGCAAGGGCGGCTTCGTCCTCCTGGCCGAGCAGGGCGGGGAAACGGTGGGGGCGGCGGTGATGAACCGCACCGGCATGAGCGGCTACATCCCGGAGAACTACCTCGTCTACGTGGCCGCCGACCGGAGGCGGGCCCCCCTGGGCACCGGCGCCGAGCTCGTCCGCCGCGCCCTGGAGGAAAGCGAGGGCGACGTCGCCCTCCACGTGGAGCCGGACAACGCCGCACGACGCATCTACTCCAGACTCGGCTTCGCCAAGGTCTACATCGAGATGCGCTGGAAACGGCCCCCGGAGGAGGAGTAG
- the hisC gene encoding histidinol-phosphate transaminase, giving the protein MFRVRETVKGIRPYKPGKPSDELRRELGLEGEIIKLASNENPLGPPPRVMRALRAHVGEVHLYPDDACYYLTRALAEHHAVDPSMIIVDRGSSGVIELAAKLLLNPGDEVVYSEKSFLMYPLMAQTFGAVHRSVPLRPDYVIDLDGMLAAITPKTKLVYLPNPNNPTGTYNDAASLGRFIGALPDHVVLALDEAYVLFADDMVSDYESGLKFLVSGRRNVFILRTFSKSHAMAGLRVGYGIGDPELVVEMHKVRAPFNVVSLSQHAALAALEDSEFVAQTLEVNRAGMKTLVEGLRGLGFETVPSTANFVLFPADTAERAAFLSDGLLKKGVIVRPMTAFGLPDHIRVTVGLDWQIEAFLEGLAAVLKTEKK; this is encoded by the coding sequence ATGTTCCGCGTGCGCGAGACCGTCAAGGGCATCCGCCCCTACAAGCCGGGCAAGCCCTCCGATGAGCTCAGGCGCGAGCTGGGCCTCGAGGGCGAGATAATCAAGCTGGCCTCCAACGAGAACCCGCTCGGGCCCCCGCCGCGGGTGATGCGCGCTCTCCGGGCGCACGTGGGCGAGGTCCACCTCTACCCGGACGACGCCTGCTACTACCTGACGCGGGCCCTGGCCGAGCACCACGCGGTGGACCCCTCCATGATAATCGTGGACCGGGGCTCGTCGGGCGTCATCGAGCTGGCGGCCAAGCTCCTCTTGAACCCCGGCGACGAGGTCGTTTACTCCGAGAAGAGCTTCCTCATGTACCCGCTGATGGCGCAGACATTCGGCGCCGTGCACCGGAGCGTACCCCTGCGCCCGGATTACGTCATAGACCTGGACGGGATGCTGGCCGCTATAACCCCCAAGACCAAGCTCGTCTACCTGCCCAACCCGAACAACCCCACGGGGACGTACAACGACGCGGCTTCGCTGGGGCGGTTCATCGGGGCGCTGCCCGACCACGTGGTCCTGGCGCTGGACGAGGCGTACGTGCTCTTCGCCGACGACATGGTCTCCGATTACGAGTCGGGCCTTAAATTCCTCGTCTCCGGCCGGCGGAACGTCTTCATCCTGCGCACCTTCTCCAAGTCCCACGCCATGGCGGGCCTGCGGGTGGGGTACGGCATCGGGGACCCGGAGCTGGTCGTCGAGATGCACAAGGTCCGCGCCCCGTTCAACGTCGTTTCCCTCTCGCAGCACGCCGCCCTGGCCGCCCTGGAAGACTCCGAATTCGTCGCCCAGACCCTGGAGGTCAACCGCGCGGGGATGAAGACACTCGTCGAGGGCCTGCGGGGGCTGGGATTCGAGACGGTGCCCTCGACGGCCAACTTCGTGCTTTTCCCCGCCGACACGGCGGAGCGCGCCGCCTTCCTCTCGGACGGCCTGTTGAAAAAGGGCGTCATCGTCCGGCCCATGACCGCCTTCGGCCTCCCCGACCACATCCGCGTCACCGTCGGCCTGGACTGGCAGATAGAGGCCTTCCTCGAGGGTCTGGCGGCGGTGTTGAAAACCGAAAAGAAGTGA
- the purF gene encoding amidophosphoribosyltransferase, with amino-acid sequence MNHATEPDRPREECGVFGIFGHPESAVYTYLGLYALQHRGQESAGIASRLTDGTMRFHRAMGTAAEVFDERELRRLKGDAAIGHVRYSTTGASRLLNAQPIYVEFGKGKLAVAHNGNLTNAQSIRRSLEAQGSIFTTTTDSEVMVHLMAMSRESEPEGFIGDALRRCQGSFSLVALTPDRLVAVRDPRGIRPLCLGTREWTDEAGEAHLAWLVSSESCSFDVIDARYEREIAPGEMVVVDAGGLRSVWPFDPRPEAFCVFEYVYFARPDSVLRGKSVYGVRKELGRRLAVQLAEAGITGDVVIAVPDSSNPTALGLAQASGIPFEFGLIRSHYVGRTFIEPKQQIRDFGAKLKYNPVRTVLKDKRVICVDDSIVRGTTSKKIVKMLKAAGASEVHLAISCPPWRYPCYYGIDVSNYMELVANESSSMDRVREFIGCETLTYLTLEHLLEGTGLPVDSFCHACFDGIYVVRPEGPVHGPGQPQLFLGLADAPSHKESEFPEGER; translated from the coding sequence TTGAACCACGCGACCGAACCGGACCGTCCCCGCGAGGAGTGCGGCGTATTCGGCATTTTCGGCCATCCCGAGAGCGCCGTTTACACCTACCTCGGCCTCTACGCCCTGCAGCACCGGGGCCAGGAGTCGGCGGGCATCGCCTCGCGCCTGACCGACGGCACCATGCGCTTCCACCGGGCCATGGGCACCGCGGCCGAGGTCTTCGACGAGCGTGAGCTGAGGCGCCTCAAGGGCGACGCCGCCATCGGACACGTCCGCTACTCCACCACCGGCGCCAGCCGCCTCCTCAACGCCCAGCCCATCTACGTCGAGTTCGGCAAGGGCAAGCTCGCCGTGGCCCACAACGGCAACCTCACCAACGCCCAGAGCATCCGCCGGAGCCTCGAGGCCCAGGGCTCCATCTTCACCACCACCACCGACTCCGAGGTGATGGTCCACCTGATGGCGATGAGCCGGGAGAGCGAACCCGAGGGGTTCATCGGCGACGCCCTGCGGCGGTGCCAGGGCTCCTTCTCCCTGGTGGCCCTGACCCCGGACCGGCTGGTGGCCGTGCGCGACCCGCGGGGGATACGCCCCCTGTGCCTGGGCACCCGCGAGTGGACCGACGAGGCGGGGGAGGCCCACCTGGCCTGGCTCGTTTCCAGCGAGTCGTGCAGCTTCGACGTGATAGACGCGCGCTACGAGCGGGAGATAGCCCCCGGCGAGATGGTGGTGGTGGACGCGGGTGGCCTGCGGAGCGTGTGGCCATTCGATCCGCGGCCCGAGGCGTTCTGCGTCTTCGAGTACGTCTACTTCGCCCGCCCGGATTCGGTCCTGCGGGGCAAGAGCGTTTACGGCGTGCGCAAGGAGCTGGGCCGCCGCCTGGCCGTGCAGCTCGCCGAGGCCGGAATCACCGGCGACGTGGTCATCGCCGTCCCCGATTCTTCTAACCCCACCGCGCTCGGGCTGGCGCAGGCCTCCGGCATACCCTTCGAGTTCGGGCTCATCCGCAGCCACTACGTCGGCCGCACCTTCATCGAGCCCAAGCAGCAGATACGCGACTTCGGCGCCAAGCTCAAGTACAACCCAGTCCGCACCGTGCTGAAGGATAAGAGAGTCATCTGCGTGGACGACTCCATCGTGCGCGGGACGACAAGTAAAAAAATCGTCAAGATGCTCAAGGCCGCCGGCGCCTCCGAGGTCCACCTCGCCATAAGCTGCCCCCCCTGGCGCTACCCCTGCTACTACGGCATAGACGTCAGCAACTACATGGAGCTCGTCGCCAACGAGAGCTCCTCCATGGACCGGGTACGGGAGTTCATCGGCTGCGAGACGCTGACCTACCTGACGCTGGAGCATCTTTTGGAGGGGACGGGTCTGCCGGTGGACAGCTTCTGCCACGCATGCTTCGACGGCATCTACGTGGTGCGGCCCGAGGGGCCGGTTCACGGGCCGGGCCAGCCGCAGCTATTCCTCGGCTTGGCCGACGCCCCGTCGCACAAGGAGTCCGAGTTCCCCGAGGGCGAGCGGTAG
- a CDS encoding transposase, whose product MAENQPKRLTAPRLHSFKYTGPYAYFITICTYSRLPLLKGETLVSGILALLESACDEESFHLMAYCFMPDHLHLLVAGEEKSSLAKLVKRFKQNSSFHYRGGGGSHLWQRSYYDHVLRCEEEVVEVARYIWENPIRKGLVETISDYPFSGPVDLMPS is encoded by the coding sequence ATGGCTGAAAATCAACCCAAACGTCTCACCGCGCCGCGGCTGCATTCATTCAAATACACCGGCCCGTACGCGTATTTCATTACCATCTGCACCTACTCCCGCCTACCTCTTCTAAAAGGCGAAACCCTTGTTTCCGGTATTCTAGCCTTATTGGAATCGGCGTGTGACGAGGAGAGTTTCCACCTTATGGCGTACTGTTTCATGCCTGACCATCTGCATCTTTTGGTCGCGGGCGAAGAGAAGAGCAGCCTCGCCAAGCTGGTAAAGAGGTTCAAGCAGAACAGCTCGTTTCATTACAGGGGAGGCGGAGGTTCCCACTTGTGGCAGAGAAGCTACTACGACCACGTTTTAAGGTGTGAGGAGGAAGTGGTCGAAGTTGCCAGGTACATTTGGGAAAATCCTATTCGAAAGGGTCTGGTTGAAACTATCAGTGATTATCCATTTTCGGGTCCCGTTGATTTAATGCCCTCGTGA
- the purM gene encoding phosphoribosylformylglycinamidine cyclo-ligase — protein MDQGRNPYAKAGVDVGAGERFVEAIKPLAASTRIRGCVDALGGFGAAFDPKAAGLEDPLLVSGTDGVGTKVLVAIRAGVHDTVGIDCVAMNANDVLCAGARPLFFLDYLATGKLDAERDTAILSGVAEGCRRAGCALIGGETAEMPGVYKEGDYDLAGFVVGAVERGREFSPERVTPGMALVGLGSSGLHSNGFSLVRRLVFDVAGLDVDAHVDALGKTVAEELLTPTRLYTKLLPLFNKHGTAALAHITGGGIAGNLGRVIPPGAKAVVKRGSWPKQSVFAWLQKIGKLADDEMERVFNCGLGLIACVPEEKAEALVADLAKAGEFAYRVGEVVAADGEPRAAVVD, from the coding sequence ATGGACCAGGGGCGCAATCCGTACGCGAAGGCCGGGGTGGACGTGGGGGCCGGGGAGCGGTTCGTCGAGGCCATAAAACCCCTGGCCGCCTCGACGCGCATCCGGGGCTGCGTGGACGCGCTGGGCGGCTTCGGCGCCGCCTTCGACCCGAAAGCCGCCGGGCTCGAGGACCCGCTCCTCGTCTCCGGCACCGACGGCGTGGGGACCAAGGTCCTGGTCGCCATCCGGGCCGGGGTCCACGACACCGTCGGCATAGACTGCGTGGCGATGAACGCCAACGACGTGCTGTGCGCGGGGGCGCGGCCGCTCTTTTTCCTGGACTACCTCGCCACCGGGAAGCTCGACGCGGAGCGGGACACGGCGATTCTTTCAGGCGTGGCCGAGGGCTGCCGTCGGGCGGGCTGCGCGCTCATCGGCGGCGAGACGGCGGAGATGCCGGGCGTTTATAAGGAAGGCGACTACGATTTGGCCGGGTTCGTCGTGGGGGCGGTGGAGCGGGGGCGGGAGTTTTCGCCGGAGAGGGTGACGCCGGGCATGGCGCTGGTGGGCCTCGGCTCGTCGGGGCTCCATTCCAACGGATTTTCGCTGGTGCGGCGGCTGGTTTTCGACGTGGCGGGCCTGGACGTGGACGCGCACGTGGACGCGCTGGGTAAGACCGTGGCCGAGGAGCTCTTGACGCCCACGCGCCTCTACACGAAGCTCCTGCCGCTGTTTAACAAGCACGGGACGGCGGCGCTGGCGCACATCACCGGGGGCGGCATCGCCGGCAACCTGGGGCGTGTGATCCCGCCGGGGGCGAAGGCCGTCGTGAAGCGTGGCAGTTGGCCGAAACAGTCGGTCTTCGCCTGGCTGCAAAAAATCGGCAAGTTGGCGGACGACGAGATGGAGCGGGTGTTCAACTGCGGCTTGGGGCTCATCGCCTGCGTGCCGGAGGAGAAGGCCGAGGCGCTGGTGGCCGATCTCGCCAAGGCTGGGGAGTTCGCCTACCGGGTGGGCGAGGTGGTCGCCGCCGACGGGGAGCCCCGGGCGGCGGTGGTGGATTAG
- the rsxC gene encoding electron transport complex subunit RsxC, which translates to MPLTFTGGVHPPESKHLTEARPIEPAARPAEVVVPLSQHIGAPATPVVEKGAVVKAGQVVGEASGFVSAPVHSPVSGTVKAVSDRPHGLGGNQPAVVIEPAEEDEWALMEPFTDLDRTPVEKLVERIRDAGLVGMGGAAFPTHVKVVPPKGHTFDTVILNGAECEPFLTCDHQLMLAKGEEIVKGLKILLKITGAQRGFIGIEANKPDAVKHLEELTRHAANINVAVCRVKYPQGAEKQLIKAITDREVPVGGLPFQVRVLVQNVGTAYAVWDAVANGRPLVERAVTVTGPIVKEPKNLWVKVGTPVGELLERCGGLTDDAARFILGGPMMGLAQHRFDIPVTKGTSGVLFLPPPRPEDFIATPCIRCARCVDTCPMNLVPCEAATFSEAGKLDEAELYGAGDCIECGSCAYVCPARRHLVQSIKVSKPAVLKRRAERAKGA; encoded by the coding sequence ATGCCCCTGACCTTCACCGGCGGCGTCCACCCCCCCGAATCGAAGCACCTCACCGAGGCCCGGCCTATCGAGCCCGCCGCGCGCCCTGCCGAGGTCGTCGTCCCCCTGTCGCAGCACATCGGCGCCCCGGCGACCCCCGTGGTCGAGAAGGGCGCCGTCGTAAAAGCGGGCCAGGTGGTCGGCGAGGCCTCGGGCTTCGTCTCCGCCCCGGTCCACTCGCCGGTCTCCGGCACGGTGAAGGCGGTCAGCGACCGTCCCCACGGTCTGGGCGGGAACCAGCCGGCGGTGGTCATCGAGCCCGCGGAGGAAGACGAATGGGCGCTCATGGAGCCCTTCACCGACCTGGACCGGACGCCGGTGGAGAAACTGGTGGAGCGGATCCGGGATGCGGGGCTGGTCGGCATGGGCGGAGCGGCCTTCCCCACCCATGTCAAGGTCGTCCCCCCCAAGGGCCACACCTTCGACACGGTCATCCTCAACGGCGCGGAGTGCGAGCCCTTCCTCACCTGCGACCATCAGCTCATGCTCGCCAAGGGCGAGGAGATCGTCAAGGGCCTGAAAATCCTTTTGAAAATCACCGGGGCCCAGCGGGGCTTCATCGGCATCGAGGCCAACAAGCCGGACGCGGTCAAGCATCTGGAGGAGCTGACGCGCCACGCGGCCAACATCAACGTCGCCGTGTGCCGGGTCAAGTACCCCCAGGGGGCGGAGAAGCAGCTCATCAAGGCGATCACCGACCGCGAGGTCCCCGTGGGCGGGCTGCCGTTCCAGGTCCGGGTTCTGGTGCAGAACGTTGGCACGGCCTACGCGGTGTGGGACGCGGTGGCGAACGGCCGTCCGCTCGTGGAGCGCGCGGTGACCGTCACCGGCCCCATCGTCAAGGAGCCGAAGAACCTGTGGGTCAAGGTGGGCACGCCGGTGGGCGAGCTCCTGGAGCGCTGCGGCGGGCTCACCGACGACGCCGCGCGGTTCATCCTCGGCGGGCCCATGATGGGACTGGCCCAGCACCGCTTCGACATCCCGGTGACCAAGGGCACGTCGGGTGTTCTGTTCCTGCCGCCGCCGCGGCCCGAGGACTTCATCGCCACCCCCTGCATCCGCTGCGCCCGGTGCGTGGACACGTGCCCGATGAACCTGGTGCCCTGCGAGGCGGCCACCTTCTCCGAGGCGGGGAAGCTCGACGAGGCCGAGCTCTACGGCGCGGGGGACTGCATCGAGTGCGGCTCCTGCGCCTACGTCTGCCCGGCCCGGCGGCACCTGGTCCAGTCCATCAAGGTCTCGAAGCCGGCGGTGCTCAAGCGCCGCGCCGAGCGCGCCAAAGG